The following are from one region of the Stigmatella ashevillena genome:
- the eno gene encoding phosphopyruvate hydratase, giving the protein MTEIAQVLAREVLDSRGNPTVEAEVHLAGGARGRAAVPSGASTGEHEVLELRDGDKQRYLGKGVRKAVANVMESIAPELMGMDATDQHAVDMRMRELDGTENKGKLGANAILAVSMATARAAADAFEIPLYRYVGGLQARTLPVPLMNILNGGAHADTRVDVQEFMVVPAGATSFAEGLRWGAEVFHALKKILKGRKLATGVGDEGGYAPDLPANEEALKLIMEAIGAAGFKAGEQLYLALDVAASEFFDKGSKKYRLKGEGKEFDSAGLIEYYRGLCERYPIVSIEDGMAEDDWEGWKRLTDTLGAKVQLVGDDLFVTNVERLSKGIQTSTANSILVKVNQIGSLTETFDAVRMAHRAGYTSIMSHRSGETEDTTIADLAVALDCGQIKTGSASRSDRVAKYNQLLRIEQELGTGARYAGRTAIKGTQAK; this is encoded by the coding sequence ATGACTGAGATCGCTCAAGTGCTGGCGCGTGAAGTGCTCGACTCCCGTGGCAACCCGACGGTGGAGGCCGAGGTTCATCTGGCGGGGGGAGCCCGGGGCCGGGCCGCCGTCCCCTCGGGGGCTTCGACCGGTGAGCACGAGGTGCTCGAACTCCGGGACGGGGACAAGCAGCGGTACCTGGGCAAGGGTGTCCGCAAGGCCGTGGCCAACGTGATGGAGTCCATCGCCCCTGAGCTGATGGGCATGGACGCCACGGATCAGCACGCCGTGGACATGCGGATGCGGGAGCTGGACGGCACCGAGAACAAGGGCAAGCTGGGGGCCAACGCCATCCTCGCCGTCTCGATGGCCACCGCGCGCGCGGCGGCGGATGCCTTCGAGATTCCGCTCTACCGCTACGTGGGCGGCCTTCAGGCGCGCACCCTGCCGGTGCCGCTGATGAACATCCTCAACGGTGGCGCGCACGCGGACACGCGCGTGGACGTGCAGGAGTTCATGGTGGTGCCCGCCGGAGCCACCTCGTTCGCCGAGGGGCTGCGCTGGGGCGCGGAGGTGTTCCACGCGCTGAAGAAGATCCTCAAGGGCCGCAAGCTGGCCACGGGCGTGGGAGACGAGGGCGGCTATGCCCCGGACCTGCCGGCCAACGAGGAGGCCCTCAAGCTCATCATGGAGGCCATTGGCGCCGCGGGCTTCAAGGCCGGTGAGCAGCTCTACCTGGCGCTCGATGTGGCGGCCAGCGAGTTCTTCGACAAGGGCTCCAAGAAGTACCGCCTCAAGGGCGAGGGCAAGGAGTTCGATTCGGCCGGGCTCATCGAGTACTACCGCGGCCTGTGTGAGCGCTACCCCATCGTCTCCATCGAGGACGGCATGGCCGAGGACGACTGGGAGGGCTGGAAGCGCCTGACCGACACCCTGGGCGCGAAGGTCCAGCTCGTGGGCGATGATCTCTTCGTCACCAACGTGGAGCGGCTCAGCAAGGGCATTCAGACCAGCACCGCGAACTCCATCCTGGTGAAGGTGAACCAGATCGGCTCGCTGACGGAGACGTTCGACGCCGTGCGCATGGCGCACCGGGCTGGCTACACGTCCATCATGAGCCACCGCTCGGGTGAGACGGAGGACACCACCATCGCCGACCTGGCGGTGGCGCTCGACTGCGGGCAGATCAAGACCGGCTCCGCGTCGCGCTCGGACCGCGTCGCCAAGTACAACCAGCTGCTGCGCATCGAGCAGGAGCTGGGCACCGGCGCCCGTTACGCGGGACGCACGGCCATCAAGGGCACCCAGGCGAAGTGA
- the surE gene encoding 5'/3'-nucleotidase SurE — protein MSQARPPRILVSNDDGYFSEGLRALVEAVSPLGEVWVVAPDREQSATSHAISLHRPLRIQEIRERWYAVDGTPADSAYLAINHILREDRPQLMVSGINHGPNLADDVMYSGTVAAAMEGALLGIPAIAFSLVSRAPFDFGPAARFARSLVASALSRPLPPRMLLNVNIPGGVEPDGYAITRLGRHTYGYAVSEKIDPRGRKYYWIGGNEYEHEDIPGSDCNAVHRENRASVTPLHLDLTDAHRMTDLAGWALDGFQRFSPDGG, from the coding sequence GTGTCCCAGGCTCGACCTCCGCGCATCCTTGTTTCTAATGATGACGGGTACTTCTCCGAGGGACTCCGGGCCCTCGTGGAAGCCGTCAGCCCGCTCGGAGAGGTCTGGGTGGTGGCGCCTGATCGCGAGCAGAGCGCCACCTCGCACGCCATCTCCCTGCACCGGCCCCTGCGCATCCAGGAGATCCGGGAGCGCTGGTACGCGGTGGATGGCACCCCCGCGGACAGCGCTTATCTGGCGATCAACCACATCCTCAGGGAAGATCGCCCGCAGCTCATGGTCTCCGGCATCAACCACGGCCCCAACCTGGCCGACGACGTCATGTACTCGGGAACGGTGGCGGCGGCCATGGAGGGCGCCCTGCTGGGCATCCCCGCCATCGCCTTCAGCCTCGTCTCCCGGGCGCCGTTTGACTTCGGGCCCGCGGCGCGCTTCGCCCGATCGCTGGTGGCCTCCGCGCTCTCCCGGCCCCTGCCTCCGAGGATGCTCCTCAACGTGAACATCCCCGGCGGCGTGGAGCCGGACGGCTATGCCATCACCCGGCTCGGACGGCACACGTACGGATATGCCGTGTCCGAGAAGATCGATCCCCGAGGGCGCAAGTACTACTGGATCGGGGGCAACGAGTACGAGCACGAGGACATCCCAGGCAGCGACTGCAACGCGGTCCACCGGGAGAACCGGGCCTCGGTGACCCCGCTGCACTTGGATCTGACGGATGCCCACCGGATGACCGACCTCGCGGGGTGGGCCCTGGATGGCTTTCAGCGGTTCAGTCCGGATGGTGGGTGA
- a CDS encoding peptidoglycan DD-metalloendopeptidase family protein, whose amino-acid sequence MLLWLLGTAGCAASRAASLPSEPEASFGAGEDSRAAVRPASSTKAPALPFTLTAAHPEPELVTVRHRVAPGETVFRIARTYGITVQELSSANGISDPRSLSVGQELLIPGAEAPDAPHSEPDVSPDPKTGRPRVAAREEPPQRPPSRPAPRPGKPGKGASRPVPATKGLLDWPLRGVLYGRFGKKGREPHDGIDLAAPASTPVKTAQEGTVLYAGEQQGYGLIVIVQHSEGLVTLYAHNRDLRVKTGQAVRRSQVIATVGESGRTSGPHLHFEVRVEGKPVEPLDYLGPLPAS is encoded by the coding sequence ATGCTCCTGTGGCTTCTCGGGACCGCCGGTTGCGCGGCCTCCCGTGCCGCCTCGCTTCCCTCTGAGCCCGAGGCATCCTTCGGGGCAGGGGAGGACTCGCGGGCAGCCGTGCGTCCTGCCTCGTCCACGAAGGCACCGGCCTTGCCCTTCACGCTGACGGCCGCCCATCCCGAGCCGGAGCTCGTCACCGTGCGCCACCGCGTGGCTCCCGGCGAGACGGTCTTCCGCATCGCGCGCACCTACGGCATCACCGTGCAGGAGTTGTCCTCCGCCAATGGCATCTCGGATCCCCGGAGCCTCTCCGTAGGCCAGGAGTTGCTCATTCCCGGGGCGGAGGCTCCGGACGCTCCGCACTCCGAACCCGATGTCTCGCCGGATCCCAAGACCGGAAGGCCCCGGGTCGCGGCCCGCGAGGAGCCTCCGCAGCGTCCTCCCTCCCGGCCTGCCCCTCGCCCTGGCAAGCCTGGCAAGGGCGCCTCTCGCCCGGTGCCGGCGACCAAGGGGCTGCTCGATTGGCCCCTTCGCGGCGTGCTCTATGGACGCTTTGGCAAGAAGGGCCGGGAGCCACACGATGGAATCGATCTGGCGGCTCCCGCGAGCACCCCCGTGAAGACGGCCCAGGAGGGCACCGTTCTCTACGCGGGGGAGCAGCAGGGCTATGGGTTGATCGTCATCGTGCAGCACTCCGAGGGGCTGGTGACGCTCTATGCCCACAACCGGGATCTGCGGGTGAAGACGGGACAGGCCGTCCGCCGCTCCCAGGTCATCGCCACCGTGGGTGAGTCGGGCCGGACGTCCGGCCCTCACCTGCACTTCGAGGTCCGTGTGGAAGGCAAGCCCGTGGAGCCGCTGGACTACCTTGGTCCGCTTCCGGCCTCATGA
- a CDS encoding alkaline phosphatase family protein: MVRTLALVLVLVSLPASAKPPRLALFITVDALSTDLLLRTRPKFKGGFRQLLEGGAFHPYGRYEYAAPRTAAGHATLVTGANPWRHGIIDNRVVDRTTGQPLPAFRDEGHPALEVPLAQAATGDVSPLTLMAETLGDRLRDTTSGRGKVVALSGKGRAAIPLGGRLGQAYWFDETVGKFVTGTWYTKEFPEWLKSFNARGLPASYFSEQWTLLLPRTEYTGEDERPFEGDDAGLGRTFPHPLNGGLEAPGPRSYSALGGSPFSNDLLVQAAKAALVGEALGRDEVPDLLAVSFSGTDRAFHTYGPHSWEMQDTLYRLDRTLAELITAAERAAGGRANLVIVLSADHGGASVPESWASEGVESRRLNMSPLMEPLAQELRARFPQSDVTVVQEELNVYLLGKGLETGKGEGAAARRAAAEWLGRQPGIAVAVARDDLFTVPDVAGMISPLRRGYYAGRSGDVLFVPKPFHVLSTQPVGTNHGVPYSYDQIVPVIFAGKGVKAGTYMNEMPMTDVAPTLSALLELGMPASAEGKPRPEIFSTGRNGAASP; this comes from the coding sequence ATGGTGCGCACCCTCGCCCTGGTCCTGGTCCTGGTCTCCTTGCCCGCGTCCGCCAAGCCTCCCCGGCTGGCCTTGTTCATCACCGTGGACGCGCTCAGCACGGACCTGTTGCTGCGCACACGCCCCAAGTTCAAAGGCGGGTTTCGCCAACTGCTCGAGGGCGGCGCCTTCCACCCGTATGGGCGCTACGAATATGCCGCTCCCCGCACGGCCGCCGGCCACGCCACCCTCGTCACCGGCGCCAATCCCTGGCGCCACGGCATCATCGACAACCGGGTGGTGGATCGCACCACGGGCCAGCCCCTGCCCGCCTTCCGAGACGAAGGCCACCCGGCCCTGGAAGTCCCCCTGGCCCAGGCCGCCACAGGGGATGTCAGTCCCCTCACCCTGATGGCGGAGACATTGGGCGATCGCCTGCGGGACACCACCTCCGGACGGGGAAAGGTGGTGGCGCTCTCGGGCAAGGGGCGTGCGGCCATCCCCCTGGGAGGCCGACTCGGACAGGCCTATTGGTTCGACGAGACGGTGGGCAAGTTCGTCACCGGCACCTGGTACACGAAGGAATTCCCGGAATGGCTCAAGTCCTTCAACGCGCGAGGCCTTCCGGCAAGCTACTTTTCCGAGCAGTGGACGCTGTTGCTGCCACGGACCGAGTACACGGGGGAAGATGAGCGCCCGTTCGAGGGGGACGACGCTGGCCTGGGCCGCACCTTTCCCCATCCACTCAACGGGGGGCTGGAGGCGCCCGGGCCGCGCTCGTACTCGGCACTGGGAGGCTCGCCTTTCTCCAATGATCTGCTCGTCCAGGCCGCCAAGGCCGCCCTCGTGGGTGAAGCACTGGGCCGAGACGAGGTGCCGGATCTGCTCGCGGTGAGCTTCAGCGGCACGGACCGGGCCTTCCACACCTATGGCCCTCACTCGTGGGAGATGCAGGACACGCTCTACCGACTGGATCGCACGCTGGCGGAGCTCATCACGGCGGCAGAGCGGGCAGCCGGTGGCCGCGCCAACCTCGTCATCGTGCTCAGCGCGGACCATGGCGGTGCGTCGGTGCCCGAGTCCTGGGCTTCCGAGGGCGTGGAATCCCGGCGGCTGAACATGTCCCCCCTCATGGAGCCACTCGCCCAGGAACTGCGCGCCCGCTTTCCGCAGTCAGACGTGACCGTCGTCCAGGAGGAGCTGAACGTGTACCTGTTGGGCAAGGGGCTGGAGACGGGCAAGGGCGAAGGGGCAGCGGCACGGCGGGCAGCGGCGGAGTGGCTCGGCCGACAACCTGGCATCGCCGTCGCGGTGGCGCGAGATGACCTCTTCACGGTGCCAGACGTGGCAGGGATGATCTCCCCACTGCGGCGCGGTTACTACGCCGGGCGCAGCGGGGATGTGCTCTTCGTCCCCAAGCCCTTCCACGTCCTGAGCACCCAGCCGGTGGGCACCAACCATGGCGTCCCGTACAGCTACGATCAAATCGTCCCCGTGATCTTCGCGGGCAAGGGGGTGAAAGCGGGAACGTACATGAACGAGATGCCCATGACGGACGTGGCGCCCACGCTGTCTGCCCTGCTGGAACTGGGCATGCCCGCCTCCGCCGAGGGCAAACCGCGCCCCGAGATCTTCTCGACGGGACGCAACGGAGCCGCCTCCCCCTGA
- a CDS encoding tetratricopeptide repeat protein codes for MSSRSRLLPLLALLAATACDDTPKISAKDRAEGLYVKGSTEYLQGQFDQALLSFNEMKQYAPADPRLPAAIGEIYLSMGKFEEALTSFEAALLVDPKRSTTWSRMGFIQAQLGKDEEARASLLKAVALYPQDFNALEQLGELHLKRREQEEAVRHFTLAAQASPDSLKPALLMRAVEVLQGNNQHAEALALLQKSTGQGIRSPEVLTALGDEQVRAGHLDEAATAYRDAATRSPKDPSLWELVGEIRLRQGKTDDAQAAFRESLRVKNRAIVHVSLARLHLARKDQKAAEEELALALESVSGSDVRELSELAELLITFGRKPDALRILGALAAEPDNAGEVPLQLRTARLARELKDTELLQAACARVTGKGGSGVSCP; via the coding sequence ATGTCCTCACGCTCGCGCCTCTTGCCGCTGCTCGCCCTGCTCGCTGCCACGGCGTGTGACGACACCCCGAAGATCTCCGCCAAGGACCGGGCCGAGGGGCTCTACGTCAAGGGCTCCACCGAGTACCTTCAGGGTCAGTTCGACCAGGCGCTTCTGTCCTTCAATGAGATGAAGCAATACGCCCCGGCCGATCCCCGCCTGCCCGCCGCCATCGGGGAGATCTACCTCTCCATGGGCAAGTTCGAGGAGGCCCTCACGAGTTTCGAGGCCGCGCTCCTGGTCGATCCCAAGCGCTCCACCACCTGGAGCCGCATGGGCTTCATCCAGGCCCAGCTTGGCAAGGACGAAGAGGCCCGCGCCTCGCTGCTCAAGGCCGTGGCCCTCTATCCCCAGGATTTCAATGCGCTGGAGCAGCTCGGAGAGCTCCACCTCAAGCGCCGGGAGCAGGAGGAGGCCGTGCGCCACTTCACGCTCGCCGCCCAGGCCAGCCCCGACTCCCTGAAGCCCGCGCTGCTGATGCGGGCCGTGGAAGTCCTCCAGGGCAACAACCAGCACGCCGAGGCCCTCGCCCTGCTCCAGAAGTCCACCGGGCAAGGCATCCGCTCCCCGGAGGTGCTCACCGCGCTGGGCGACGAACAGGTTCGCGCCGGCCACTTGGACGAGGCCGCCACGGCCTACCGCGACGCCGCCACCCGCTCGCCCAAGGATCCGTCCCTGTGGGAGCTGGTGGGGGAGATCCGCCTGCGCCAGGGGAAGACCGATGATGCCCAGGCCGCCTTCCGCGAGTCCCTGCGGGTGAAGAACCGCGCCATCGTCCACGTGTCGCTGGCCCGGCTTCACCTGGCCCGCAAGGATCAGAAGGCCGCCGAGGAGGAGCTGGCGCTCGCCCTGGAGAGCGTGTCGGGCTCGGATGTGCGGGAGCTGAGCGAGCTGGCCGAGCTGCTCATCACCTTCGGCCGCAAGCCGGATGCGTTGCGCATCCTCGGGGCCCTCGCCGCCGAGCCGGACAACGCGGGGGAGGTGCCCCTGCAACTGCGCACCGCCCGCCTGGCCCGCGAGCTGAAGGACACCGAATTGTTACAAGCAGCCTGTGCCCGGGTCACGGGCAAGGGGGGCAGCGGGGTCAGCTGCCCCTGA
- a CDS encoding acyl-CoA thioesterase produces MVEARLRVIYGDTDQMGVVYYANYFRYFEFARSEYFRARGGSYREVEREGFLLPVIEASCRYKSSARYDDVLLIRPSVSEVRRASLTFSYEVFREGEPSSLLCTGLTVHACVGRDGKPRRMPEVLTRFLEEGR; encoded by the coding sequence ATGGTGGAAGCGCGGCTGAGGGTCATCTACGGCGATACGGACCAGATGGGCGTGGTTTATTACGCCAACTACTTCCGCTACTTCGAGTTCGCTCGCAGCGAATACTTCCGGGCGCGCGGCGGCAGCTACCGCGAGGTGGAAAGAGAAGGGTTCCTGTTGCCCGTCATCGAGGCCTCGTGCCGGTACAAGTCCTCGGCGCGCTATGACGATGTGCTGCTCATTCGCCCGTCGGTGAGTGAGGTGCGTCGCGCCTCGCTGACCTTCTCCTACGAGGTATTCCGAGAGGGGGAGCCCTCCTCGCTGCTGTGCACGGGCCTCACCGTGCACGCTTGTGTGGGGCGTGATGGCAAGCCCCGGCGCATGCCAGAGGTCCTCACGCGTTTTCTCGAAGAGGGCCGCTGA
- a CDS encoding ADP-ribosylglycohydrolase family protein translates to MPPPRRPSPAGPDPLPGLRSRGALLGLAIGDALGAPLRGRNLVAPPFPQLADGMRRHLSQGRMQSRLPPNQFEDLQAGPLDDSALEPAIVELRKGQVTDETHMACCIAWSLRELKRYDAADVARRYRAWKPHAFDMTETVRDALEEMGSGLPVLSAGRRLWQRHHRKVFSHGSLTRTAPIGVFFARNEQARLQASLEDSALTHYDPRCQLACAALNAAIARAITGGASLEKSEVITAAKTGLSVGAATLARVAVETVNETTSAKALLWEDLDAAQQPDPMLYGPELHLHRNLGHVRVAFRLAFWEFFHAPSAEAGLVDVVNRGADADAHGAITGALLGAFHGEEGLPQEWRRMVLEAMNTVRGPLWNTYHPRHLLALVAD, encoded by the coding sequence ATGCCCCCTCCTCGCCGTCCAAGCCCCGCGGGGCCTGATCCCCTCCCAGGGTTGCGGAGCCGGGGGGCACTGCTCGGGCTCGCCATTGGAGATGCGCTGGGCGCACCGCTCCGGGGGCGGAACCTCGTGGCCCCCCCCTTCCCCCAGCTGGCGGATGGCATGCGCCGCCACCTCTCGCAGGGCCGCATGCAGTCCCGCCTGCCCCCGAATCAATTCGAGGATCTCCAGGCAGGTCCTCTAGATGACAGTGCGCTGGAGCCCGCGATCGTGGAGCTGCGCAAGGGCCAGGTCACCGACGAGACCCACATGGCCTGTTGCATCGCGTGGAGCCTGCGCGAGCTCAAGCGCTACGACGCCGCCGATGTGGCCCGGCGGTACCGGGCCTGGAAGCCCCATGCCTTCGACATGACCGAAACGGTCCGGGATGCGCTGGAGGAGATGGGCTCGGGCCTGCCCGTGCTCAGCGCCGGGCGCCGCCTCTGGCAGCGCCACCACCGCAAGGTGTTCTCCCACGGCAGCCTCACCCGCACCGCCCCCATCGGCGTCTTCTTCGCCCGCAACGAGCAGGCCCGGCTCCAGGCCTCCCTCGAGGACTCCGCGCTCACCCACTATGATCCCCGGTGCCAGCTGGCCTGCGCCGCCCTCAATGCCGCCATCGCCCGGGCCATCACCGGCGGGGCTTCCCTGGAAAAATCGGAAGTCATCACCGCCGCGAAAACGGGCCTGTCCGTGGGCGCGGCGACCCTGGCGCGCGTGGCGGTGGAAACCGTGAACGAAACCACGAGCGCCAAGGCCCTGCTCTGGGAGGACCTGGACGCGGCCCAACAGCCGGACCCCATGCTCTATGGGCCGGAGCTGCACCTGCACCGGAACCTGGGCCACGTGCGCGTCGCCTTCCGGCTCGCCTTCTGGGAGTTCTTCCATGCCCCCAGCGCCGAGGCGGGACTGGTGGACGTGGTGAACCGAGGGGCCGACGCGGACGCTCACGGCGCCATCACGGGCGCGCTCCTGGGGGCCTTTCACGGCGAGGAAGGCCTTCCGCAGGAGTGGCGGCGCATGGTGCTGGAGGCCATGAACACGGTGCGCGGACCGCTTTGGAACACCTACCACCCCCGTCACCTGCTGGCGCTCGTGGCCGACTGA
- a CDS encoding OmpW family outer membrane protein has translation MKCLLLTVLVACLLAPLGVYAQVPVPGSPGLPAVAIFPLESNSAAQEAAPGIASLLASQLSEIPQLHVLAQWDVEATLREDTPSQLVAAETCVQAECLEALARTTGARYIVTGRLDRFGDTYLLTVNLSDAVLERSLAKPRAEASSTSGLLPMAKAVGAQLVAELVSATKSYSSRPLFGSARETPGEGLVLGVRINNSFISNLEALNPGADVELGYSFHPEWIAFVQIGLSFIRSNEEGREGRLKVVPSVLGARHYHRLQSAFRPYWGLGLGVQLSFGQFGIFQSTGPLPTVIGFLGAEYLIAGKVGLNFELGTNLAQATLGLAGDGLGDGLNLDLTAGVSFHF, from the coding sequence GTGAAGTGCCTCCTGCTCACCGTGCTCGTTGCCTGCCTGCTCGCCCCGCTGGGCGTGTATGCCCAGGTGCCCGTGCCGGGTTCTCCCGGCCTCCCAGCGGTGGCGATCTTCCCCCTGGAGTCCAACAGCGCCGCCCAGGAAGCCGCACCGGGCATCGCCTCGCTCCTGGCGAGCCAGCTCTCCGAGATTCCTCAGCTCCACGTGCTGGCCCAGTGGGACGTCGAGGCCACCTTGAGGGAGGACACCCCGTCCCAGCTCGTGGCGGCCGAGACGTGTGTCCAGGCGGAGTGTCTGGAGGCGTTGGCGCGCACCACGGGGGCCCGCTACATCGTCACGGGCCGGTTGGACCGGTTCGGGGACACGTATCTGCTCACGGTGAACCTGAGCGATGCGGTCCTCGAGCGCAGCCTCGCCAAGCCCCGTGCGGAAGCGTCCTCCACCAGTGGGCTGCTGCCCATGGCCAAGGCGGTGGGGGCGCAGCTCGTGGCCGAGCTGGTCTCCGCCACGAAGTCCTACTCGAGCCGGCCGTTGTTTGGCAGCGCTCGGGAGACGCCGGGGGAGGGCCTGGTGCTGGGGGTGCGCATCAACAACAGCTTCATCTCCAACCTGGAGGCCCTCAACCCCGGGGCGGACGTGGAGCTGGGCTACTCCTTCCATCCAGAGTGGATCGCCTTCGTGCAGATTGGTCTCTCCTTCATCCGTTCCAACGAGGAGGGGCGTGAGGGCCGTCTCAAGGTGGTGCCGAGTGTCCTGGGCGCGCGCCACTACCACCGGTTGCAGTCCGCCTTTCGCCCCTATTGGGGGCTCGGCCTCGGCGTCCAGTTGTCCTTCGGGCAGTTTGGCATCTTCCAGTCCACGGGCCCGTTGCCGACCGTCATCGGCTTCCTGGGCGCCGAGTACCTCATCGCAGGCAAGGTGGGGTTGAACTTCGAGCTGGGCACCAACCTGGCCCAGGCCACGCTCGGCCTCGCCGGGGATGGGCTCGGGGATGGGCTCAACCTCGATCTCACCGCAGGCGTCTCGTTCCACTTCTGA
- the glpX gene encoding class II fructose-bisphosphatase: MDRNLAIEAVRVTEMAAIASARLMGRGTKNESDQAAVDAMRRAFDALHIDGTVVIGEGERDEAPMLYIGERVGRRDAGAPEVDIALDPLEGTNLCAYGRPGSISVVAMAGKGGLLNAPDTYMEKLAVGPRARGAIDLRKSPTENLRSIAERMKVYVEDLTVVILDRERHADLIKEVRVAGARIRLIEDGDVAGAISTCFEDTGVEVLMGIGGAPEGVIAAAAIRCVGGDMQGRLVPRNAEEIERAKKMGISDIGKIYTAEELAQGEVMFAATGVTSGDFLKGVRFFGGGCETHSVVMRSKTGTVRFVQSVHKFDKKPGYAP, translated from the coding sequence ATGGATCGCAACCTGGCAATCGAGGCTGTGCGCGTTACCGAGATGGCGGCCATCGCCTCCGCCCGCCTGATGGGCCGTGGCACCAAGAATGAGTCGGATCAGGCGGCGGTGGATGCCATGCGCCGCGCCTTTGACGCACTGCACATCGATGGCACCGTCGTCATTGGAGAGGGGGAGCGCGACGAGGCGCCCATGCTCTACATCGGCGAGCGGGTGGGGCGGCGGGACGCCGGGGCCCCCGAGGTGGACATTGCCTTGGATCCGCTCGAGGGCACCAACCTCTGTGCCTATGGCCGCCCTGGCTCCATCTCCGTGGTGGCCATGGCGGGCAAGGGCGGGCTGCTCAACGCCCCGGACACGTACATGGAGAAGCTGGCGGTGGGGCCTCGCGCCCGGGGGGCCATCGACTTGCGCAAGAGCCCCACGGAGAACCTTCGCTCCATCGCGGAGCGGATGAAGGTCTACGTGGAGGACCTCACCGTCGTCATCCTCGACCGGGAGCGGCACGCGGACCTCATCAAGGAGGTGCGGGTGGCGGGGGCGCGCATCCGCCTCATCGAGGATGGGGACGTGGCGGGCGCCATCTCCACCTGCTTCGAGGACACCGGTGTGGAGGTGCTGATGGGCATCGGGGGGGCACCCGAGGGCGTCATCGCCGCGGCGGCCATCCGCTGCGTGGGGGGGGACATGCAGGGCCGGCTCGTGCCGCGCAACGCCGAGGAGATCGAGCGCGCGAAGAAGATGGGCATCTCGGATATCGGGAAGATCTACACGGCCGAAGAGCTCGCCCAGGGCGAGGTGATGTTCGCCGCCACGGGGGTGACCTCGGGCGATTTCCTCAAGGGCGTGCGCTTCTTCGGCGGTGGCTGCGAGACGCACTCGGTGGTCATGCGCAGCAAGACGGGGACCGTGCGTTTCGTGCAGTCCGTCCACAAGTTCGACAAGAAGCCGGGCTACGCTCCCTGA
- a CDS encoding type II toxin-antitoxin system RatA family toxin: MPGASRSIVINAPVEKVFDIVTQYEKYAEFLSEVKEVRTSNRQGNEVNVHYKVDIVKTIRYTIRVKEERPTRMSWSFVDGEFMKDNKGSWVLEPAGEGKTKATYTAEMVLGALVPKSIVNTLVESSLPKLLEAFKRRAETP; this comes from the coding sequence ATGCCAGGCGCCAGCCGATCGATCGTCATCAATGCCCCCGTGGAGAAGGTGTTCGACATCGTCACCCAGTACGAGAAGTACGCGGAGTTCCTCTCCGAAGTGAAGGAGGTCCGCACCTCGAACCGCCAGGGCAACGAGGTCAACGTCCACTACAAGGTCGATATCGTGAAGACCATCCGGTACACCATCCGCGTCAAGGAAGAGCGCCCCACCCGGATGAGCTGGAGCTTCGTGGACGGCGAGTTCATGAAGGACAACAAGGGCAGCTGGGTGCTGGAGCCCGCGGGCGAGGGGAAGACCAAGGCCACCTACACGGCGGAGATGGTGCTCGGCGCCCTGGTCCCCAAGAGCATCGTCAACACCCTGGTCGAGTCGTCGCTGCCCAAACTGCTTGAGGCCTTCAAGCGCCGGGCAGAGACCCCCTGA
- the lexA gene encoding transcriptional repressor LexA: protein MEELTDRQREILSFIVKETELRGFPPTIREIGEQMDIRSTNGVNDHLKALERKGYLNRGEQQSRSLVPTKRARLLLGLGAKKDSGMVEVPLLGKVAAGAPLLAQENMEDSVKIDSFLLGGAGGREVFALRVKGQSMIDDGIHDGDYLFVRKTPSAQPGDIVVALIEDEATVKRYYPEGERIRFQPANATMSPIYVNKADFRSTMLLGLVVGVYRKLPGGRN, encoded by the coding sequence ATGGAAGAGCTGACCGACCGCCAGCGCGAGATACTGTCCTTCATCGTCAAGGAGACGGAGTTACGGGGGTTTCCGCCCACCATCCGTGAAATTGGCGAGCAGATGGACATCCGTTCGACCAACGGCGTGAACGATCACCTCAAGGCGCTGGAGCGCAAGGGGTACCTCAACCGGGGTGAGCAGCAGAGCCGCTCCCTGGTGCCCACCAAGCGGGCCCGGCTGCTGCTGGGCCTGGGGGCCAAGAAGGACTCGGGCATGGTGGAGGTGCCGCTCCTGGGCAAGGTGGCCGCGGGCGCCCCGCTGCTGGCCCAGGAGAACATGGAGGACTCGGTCAAGATCGACAGCTTCCTGCTCGGGGGCGCTGGGGGCCGCGAGGTCTTCGCCCTGCGCGTCAAAGGGCAGTCGATGATCGACGACGGCATCCACGACGGGGATTACCTGTTCGTGCGCAAGACGCCCTCCGCGCAGCCGGGGGACATCGTCGTGGCGCTCATCGAGGACGAGGCGACGGTGAAGCGCTACTACCCGGAAGGCGAGCGCATCCGGTTCCAGCCGGCCAATGCCACCATGTCGCCCATCTACGTGAACAAGGCCGACTTCCGCTCGACGATGCTGCTGGGCCTCGTCGTCGGGGTGTACCGGAAGCTGCCCGGCGGCCGAAACTGA